From the Cryptosporidium parvum Iowa II chromosome 2, whole genome shotgun sequence genome, one window contains:
- a CDS encoding SUMO-1 activating enzyme subunit 2: protein MNLFENVKKVLGEELFFKIQLAKILVVGAGGIGCELVKDLILSGFSNITIIDMDGIDISNLNRQFFFRRKHVGMNKSTVVALEAKKLFNKCNSDNHKVSNIVGIVGNIMDYNTEFFSQFDVVLNALDNISARSYVNKICIASNIELIDSGSAGYNGQVHPIIPRVSRCYECYPPPTQKTFPVCTIRSVPDKPQHSIAWSKYLFDIVFGVRHDEKEDSDNILSDISKKVQIDLDSLKQLEKNEASEYIENYIVNMFNFLFYSEITLLANNQEMYISNNKKIPIPISWDDIQRKNYIDRVINSEDDLVNSEQKVFSIKENAELFFNSARKIIINRMNEIGTASLCFDKDNKDAMDFVSAASNLRSYNFHIPLQSRWSCQSIAGSIVPAVASTNAIVSGVQIAQLLLMLKSKLSSLTNPEAGNSDCSSNNKLLFVNKFVWIRSIPMGRFIICPESLEKCNPKCLICSQVLVKIKIVSFDKWNLMEFVKGIICQHLKLSEPSVELNGKCIWDPDLLEDDHFIKYSSQRSLINWKFSDGCIVSITDFSCGEFQCDAIINICDENIIKSEKDFQTYEKNGELFTITIESSKTSSNDSCSDYLSSESSDDEILSEFQGNLDNSSIRKRSFNASENVENTPKKRR from the coding sequence ATGaatctttttgaaaatgttAAAAAAGTACTCGGTGAAGAATTATTCTTCAAGATACAACTTGCTAAAATACTTGTTGTTGGAGCTGGAGGAATTGGGTGTGAGCTTGTGAAGGACTTGATTCTTAGTGGCTTCAGTAACATTACAATTATAGATATGGATGGAATAGACATTAGTAATTTAAATAGACAATTCTTCTTTCGAAGAAAACATGTAGGGATGAACAAGTCAACTGTTGTTGCATTAGAggcaaaaaaattatttaacaAATGCAACTCCGATAATCATAAAGTATCGAATATAGTTGGTATAGTAGGAAATATAATGGATTACAACACCGAATTTTTTAGTCAATTTGACGTTGTTCTAAATGCActtgataatatttctgCGAGAAGTTACGTGAATAAAATCTGCATAGCATCAAATATCgaattaattgattcagGAAGTGCGGGTTATAATGGGCAGGTTCATCCAATAATTCCCAGAGTCTCAAGATGTTACGAATGTTATCCTCCTCCAACTCAAAAGACATTTCCAGTTTGTACAATTAGATCAGTCCCAGACAAGCCCCAACACTCTATTGCTTGGTCTAAATATCTCTTTGATATTGTTTTTGGAGTTAGGCATGATGAAAAAGAGGATTCTGATAACATACTAAGCGACATATCAAAAAAGGTTCAAATAGATTTAGATAGTCTAAAGCAgttagaaaaaaatgaagcaagtgaatatattgaaaactATATAGTAAATATGTTCAATTTCTTGTTTTATTCTGAAATAACTTTATTAGCGAATAATCAGGAAATGTACATCAGCAACAACAAGAAAATTCCTATTCCAATATCCTGGGATgatattcaaagaaaaaattatattgatCGGGTAATCAATTCAGAAGATGATTTAGTAAACTCTGAGCAAAAGGTTTTTTCCATTAAGGAAAATGCTGagttatttttcaatagtGCAcgtaaaattattataaatagaATGAATGAAATTGGCACCGCTTCACTGTGTTTcgataaagataataaagatgCTATGGATTTTGTTTCAGCTGCATCCAATTTGAGATCTTATAATTTCCATATCCCTCTACAATCTCGCTGGTCATGCCAATCAATTGCTGGGTCTATTGTTCCTGCAGTTGCATCAACAAATGCTATTGTCTCAGGAGTACAGATTGCACAACTTTTACTAAtgttaaaatcaaaattatcaagCTTAACTAATCCTGAAGCGGGGAATTCTGATTGCtcatctaataataaattactatttgtaaataaatTCGTATGGATAAGGTCTATACCAATGGGTAGATTCATTATTTGCCCGGAAAGCCTTGAGAAATGCAACCCAAAATGTTTAATTTGCTCTCAAGTACTTGTTAAAATAAAGATTGTAAGCTTTGATAAGTGGAATTTAATGGAGTTTGTAAAAGGAATTATTTGCCAGCACTTAAAGCTTTCTGAGCCCTCTGTTGAGTTAAATGGAAAATGTATTTGGGATCCGGATTTATTAGAGGATGACCATTTCATCAAATATAGTTCTCAAAGATCACTTATTAATTGGAAGTTCTCTGATGGATGCATTGTTTCTATTACGGACTTTTCCTGTGGAGAATTTCAATGCGACGctataattaatatctGTGATGAAAACATTATCAAGTCAGAAAAAGACTTTCAAACTTATGAGAAAAACGGGGAGCTATTTACCATAACAATAGAATCTTCCAAAACCTCTTCAAATGATAGTTGTAGTGACTATTTATCATCGGAAAGCTCTGACgatgaaatattatctGAATTCCAAGGAAATCTAgataattcttcaataagAAAGAGAAGCTTTAACGCAAGTGAAAATGTGGAAAATACTCctaaaaaaagaagataa